The genomic window AAGTATTGACGGATCGTCGTGGCTTTAACATTAACTTCCTTTTATTTAGCAGCATATACATTTAAACAACAAAAAAGGAAGGGCATTAAGCCCTTCCCCTCTTAATTTAGTAATGTCATTCCATTTGGTACTATATATCTGAATAAACGATATGTCGCTTAGTCGCTTTTCTCTTATGTTAATTTATACTTTTTCTCGCTTTGGAATCACATTACTCTCTGCGTATTGGTTACTATCCGTTGCATTGCAAATTTCTTCACACTTGCATGTCTACTACATGAACACCATTGTTATTTCAAAACACATACTAGTCTTTGCTATTTCTTTACATAGTTACCTCTAATATTATGGTTAACAACGGATAGTCCTGATACGCTAAGTAGCTCTTTCACAGCTACTTCGAACCATTAAGACGGTTCTGTTGTAAAGAGTGAAACGCCATTCTTTACTTACAGTTGCATCTCTCTCTTTACTAACTACAGTTTATCATGTAAGCGTTTACCTGTCAAGCGTTTTATTCATCTTTTTTCACTTTTTCTTTATAAATTATTGATTCAATTTCTTCGTCCAAAAGAACTTGTCGAATCAGGTTAAATGCACTCCAAACAGAGTATTCACGGTTCTGATTACGCTTGTATCCAAAGTGGAATTTCTTCGCAAAAGTAGACTTTCCTTTAACAGCCACACCAATCCAGACTGTTCCCGGAATCTCACCCTCTAGCGAACTCGGCCCTGCCGCTCCCGTTAAGGACACAGCGAGATCTGCCCCAAACGTTTCAAGTGCCTTTTCAGCCATCTCAAACGCACACTCTGCACTCACTACGCCATGTGTTTCAATGACTTCCTCATCTACACCTAGAACTTCTTTTTTAATGGATTCATCATACGTAACCATCCCTCCATCAAAAAATAGGCCGGCTTCAAATAAACTCGACAATTCACTTAAAAATGCGCCCCCTGTTAAACTCTCAGCCCCAGTTATTTTAAGCTCCTTCTCTTTTAGTAGCTTTCTTACAATATTAGGTAAATTTTGATCACCATGGCCAATAATATAAGGAGCAACACTTTTTTCAATCTCACTCTCAGTCTTTGCAATGAGTTGATGAACCTCATCGGCGTCAAGGCCTCTCGCAGTAATCTGAACTTCAATCTCTAAACCCGCTGGAAAAATATCAATAAATGTCGTGTCGTCAGATACCAAAATATCACCGAGATTTCTCTGCGCTTGAGCCATTGTTAAACCAAATAGTCGGACAAGCTTTGTTGAGACGACTTGTTCATTCAAAAGATGTTCAATAATAAGTGGCCAAGCTTTCTCAGTAAACATGGGTTTTAATTCATCAGTTGGTCCTGGTAGTAAGATATACGTATGGGTATCAGATTGATAAAACATTCCCAAAGCGAGACCTGTGACATTCACTAACGGAATCGAATCAAGTAAAGTTAGCGCTTGAAGTTGGTTATTTTTTGGCATGATTAAGTCTGAATTTTTATGGTAAGTAATAATTCGGTTTTGTGTGTCATCATCTAAGACCAATGGTTTATCGAGATGCTCTGATAGTGTTGTTTTGACGATATCGTCATCATCAGGACCTAAGCCACCTGTAAACACGAGTACATCTGCTTGTTGCTCTGCTTTCTCAATGGTTTCCAATAGCTTTTCTTTAGAATTATCAATCATAACTGCTTGAGTCACATTCATACCTACAGAAGTCAACTCACGAGCAATAAAAGCTGCATTTTTATTCTCAACTAAGCCTTTTAACAAACTCGAACTGACTGATATAATCTCTGCTTTCATTCGATCAACCTCCCAGATTTTTTTACTTTTATTACCTTTCAGTTTATCACAACTGTTTAGTGGATAGAAAAACTGTACGAGTGCATTTTGCGAGAATGGTCGCCTAAGTAAATGGATATCATTTGCAGATAAAGCGTATACATAGTAAGCTTATTGCACAATAATAATAAAGATAATAGAAAAAATAAGGAGGGAAAATTATGGTTCAAGCAAAAGAGAATTTAATCGAAAAAGTAATTGCATGCCAAAAAGCTTGCGAGCACTGTTTTGATGGATGCTTACAAGAAGAAGACGTAAAAATGATGGCGGAATGTATTCGGACAGACCGAGACTGTGCCGATATATGTGGTATGGTTGTATCTTTCTCACATCGTCAAAGTCCCTTGTTAGATGAATTGATTGCGTTGTGTATTAAAGCTTGTGATACTTGTGCAAGTGAATGTGAACAACATGATCACGAGCACTGTAAAGAATGCGCTAAAGCGTGTCGTGAATGCGAAGCAGCATGTAAAGAATATTTAGCAGTATAATTTATTAGAAGACGAGTATAAGTTCCTAAGGCAGGCTTATACTCATTTTTTGTCTCAACTTTAAAAACAGAATCGTTTCATTTTGTCTTATCTATATTGCTCCGTTATACTTACGGTACAAACATCTAAGGAGACTATCGCCATGAAAAAACTCAATTACAAACACATAAATAATCAACAACTCATCGATGTCCGTGGACAACAGGACTATCAAGTTGGACATGGTCCAAAGACGCTGAATCTTAATCCAAGTAATTTCAAAAAGTACGCCTCATCATTTATCGCATCGGATCAAGCTATCATTTTTATTATTGATGAAGAATCAAAAGATTTCATTGATGAGCTTGAATTATTGAGCCAAGAACTCGGATTTACTGATGTTCAAGGATACATTTTAGCACACGATATTCCGATAGAAAGCAGACAACAAATCAAAACCATCAACGTACATGATTTTCTTGCAGTAGAAGATGACTATATTTTACTTGATCTCAGACATCCTGATGAGATTACACGCCCTGCCCCTGAGGATAATTTAATTAACATTCCACTTGAAGACTTGCCTTCCACTTACCAAAAGTTAGATAAAGACCAGAATATTTATACACTATGTGGCTCAGGTAATCGCGCAACTGCAGCTGCTTCTTTTCTAGCTAATAAAGGCTATAAACCTGTTGTCATTGAAGGTGGTATGAAAGCCGTTCAAGAGGCAGTTTATTAACTTTTTTCAATGTTAATAAAGTCAGTGTATCCAAAGATAGTATTTATCGATATAATAGGTTACATAACAATACACTTCATTAACAAATAAAAAAAGGAGCAAGCGATGTTAACACCCATAATTTTACTTATTGTCTTTACTCTGTTAAATGGTTTTTTCTCTGGTTCAGAGATGGCATTTATAACTGCGAATAAAGACAAATTAGAGAAAGAAGCCGAATCTGGGAGCAAAAAGGCTCAACTCGCATTAAAGCTATATTACAATCAAGATCGCGTTTTAGCGGTTGTCCAAGTGGCGATTACTTTAATCGGAACGTTAAACTCATCTTTTGCAACGAGTGGGTTATCACAATTCATTTCACCTTATCTAGGTGCACAAGGTGCGGCGATCGTTATTTCGCTCATCGTAACTGTATTAACTTTAATTTTCGGGGAATTATTACCTAAATCAATTGGGCAAGCCATTCCTGAAAAATATTCAAAAGCATCGGCACGTATTTTAAATCTGATTTACACGATTTTTAAACCGGTTGTTTGGTTTTTAACTGTCACGTTAAACTTCTTTCAATCGCTTCTTCCGATTGACTTTTCCAATGAAGATGAGAAATTAACTTTCTCAAATATCCGTGAAATTGTGATTCGAGGTGGTGAAGAAGGAGCGCTTGAATCGGATGAAGTTGGCATGATGCAAGGTGTTCTGAAACTGAACCGAAAAAATGTTCGTGAGGTGATGGTGCCTCGTAATCAAGCATTGATGATTGATATTAATAAAGAACGCGAAGTGAATCACGAAATCATCGTCAATTCGACATTTTCAAGACTGCCTGTTTATCAAGATGACAAAGATAATATTTTAGGTGTAGTTTTAGTGAAGGACTACTTGCGTGCGAGTGTCCTGGTCGGCGATTACACCCAAGTCGATTTAAAAGATTTAGCTCATGATCCTTTAAATGTTCCTGAAACTTTACTATTAGATGATTTATTCTCGCAAATTCAACAAACGAGCAACCATATTGCTATTGTTAAAGATGAATATGGTCAAACAGTGGGACTTGTTACTTTAGAGGATATTATTGAAGAAATCGTTGGTGAAATTTATGACGAGTATGATACGGTCGAAGAAGATGCTCTAGTAGAAAAACTAGACGAATCATCATGGCTAGTCAACGGTATTATGAATATCAATGACTTCAATGAATACTTTGGTACCATTGTGACAAGCAACGAAGTGGACACAATTGGTGGCTACTTCACATATAAATCCGAAATTATTCCAAGCGAAGATAAGATTGGCACATGCCTTGAAATTGAAATGCTGATGCTTGAATTAATGCAAGTCAATGAAGCAACTGCAACTCAATTAAAAGTTACTCGCATTAAAGAATAGCATAAATAAAGGCTCAAGAATGGTGATGAATTTATCACGGTTCTTGAGCCTTTTTAAATTATTTAGTTGTTGTCGCTAAGTCCCAATAAGTGACTTTTCCGGTTCCATTTCCAGTTATTTGTATCTTATCTTGGTTCGCATCGGGATAGACGCGTGAAGTAAAGACGGCTTCACCATCATTGACAAAGATTTCTAATGAGGACGTATCAGAGAAAATGTGTAATTGCGATAGTGATTCAAGTGGAAGCGTGCGCTTACGACGACCGTAGCCACTTTCTCCATGTCTTAATGTTAGTTCTCCGTCTTGATAAGTTACCGAAGTATCTTGTCGCAGTTGTAGTTCAAAATCTTTCGGTCGTTCATCAAATTCAATCAATAGTT from Aerococcaceae bacterium DSM 111021 includes these protein-coding regions:
- a CDS encoding CinA family nicotinamide mononucleotide deamidase-related protein, with translation MKAEIISVSSSLLKGLVENKNAAFIARELTSVGMNVTQAVMIDNSKEKLLETIEKAEQQADVLVFTGGLGPDDDDIVKTTLSEHLDKPLVLDDDTQNRIITYHKNSDLIMPKNNQLQALTLLDSIPLVNVTGLALGMFYQSDTHTYILLPGPTDELKPMFTEKAWPLIIEHLLNEQVVSTKLVRLFGLTMAQAQRNLGDILVSDDTTFIDIFPAGLEIEVQITARGLDADEVHQLIAKTESEIEKSVAPYIIGHGDQNLPNIVRKLLKEKELKITGAESLTGGAFLSELSSLFEAGLFFDGGMVTYDESIKKEVLGVDEEVIETHGVVSAECAFEMAEKALETFGADLAVSLTGAAGPSSLEGEIPGTVWIGVAVKGKSTFAKKFHFGYKRNQNREYSVWSAFNLIRQVLLDEEIESIIYKEKVKKDE
- a CDS encoding rhodanese-like domain-containing protein, encoding MKKLNYKHINNQQLIDVRGQQDYQVGHGPKTLNLNPSNFKKYASSFIASDQAIIFIIDEESKDFIDELELLSQELGFTDVQGYILAHDIPIESRQQIKTINVHDFLAVEDDYILLDLRHPDEITRPAPEDNLINIPLEDLPSTYQKLDKDQNIYTLCGSGNRATAAASFLANKGYKPVVIEGGMKAVQEAVY
- a CDS encoding four-helix bundle copper-binding protein, with protein sequence MVQAKENLIEKVIACQKACEHCFDGCLQEEDVKMMAECIRTDRDCADICGMVVSFSHRQSPLLDELIALCIKACDTCASECEQHDHEHCKECAKACRECEAACKEYLAV
- a CDS encoding HlyC/CorC family transporter encodes the protein MLTPIILLIVFTLLNGFFSGSEMAFITANKDKLEKEAESGSKKAQLALKLYYNQDRVLAVVQVAITLIGTLNSSFATSGLSQFISPYLGAQGAAIVISLIVTVLTLIFGELLPKSIGQAIPEKYSKASARILNLIYTIFKPVVWFLTVTLNFFQSLLPIDFSNEDEKLTFSNIREIVIRGGEEGALESDEVGMMQGVLKLNRKNVREVMVPRNQALMIDINKEREVNHEIIVNSTFSRLPVYQDDKDNILGVVLVKDYLRASVLVGDYTQVDLKDLAHDPLNVPETLLLDDLFSQIQQTSNHIAIVKDEYGQTVGLVTLEDIIEEIVGEIYDEYDTVEEDALVEKLDESSWLVNGIMNINDFNEYFGTIVTSNEVDTIGGYFTYKSEIIPSEDKIGTCLEIEMLMLELMQVNEATATQLKVTRIKE